The Brenneria rubrifaciens genome has a window encoding:
- a CDS encoding acyltransferase family protein, translating into MKKISKERFIGLEWLRFLLGCYVMIYHTIHAYPQRLRVPFLTELTSMGFFATSTFFVLSGFLLAHVYIKDGRLREPARHFWAKRLFNLYPIHIIALLSSVAVVTLMQWLAVPPEGQVASARFVIYDTNDPAADPQSLRHYMSNAQLAFNSVLQLLLLQAWNPYFLTFNAPLWSLSTLFFFYLLFPLLAPRLLNSRHPWLWMGIVCLLYLLPPIWVVWSEQYGMPYTGLLQRGPIFRLPEFLAGILGYALFRQYRQKDVLPLTRVQRYGVALFIFANFIVATWLFTHGEAYWYFLLHNGLLLPAQVGLVCISALARDPDSEFLRHWSPRLGAASLSIFALHVPLFNLFRTLEQLVRGDPMACFTNWNQCIAAAGQVQLSMTGYLIFLIATATLCVMFQERIILPVRQFLTARFLNPRPASPT; encoded by the coding sequence ATGAAAAAAATCAGTAAAGAGCGATTTATCGGGCTGGAGTGGCTACGATTTTTGCTCGGCTGCTATGTTATGATTTATCACACAATACATGCCTATCCACAGCGTTTGCGCGTACCGTTTTTGACCGAGCTCACCAGTATGGGATTTTTTGCCACCAGCACATTTTTTGTGTTGTCGGGTTTTCTCTTGGCGCACGTCTACATCAAAGACGGTCGTTTACGTGAACCGGCCCGACATTTCTGGGCCAAACGCTTGTTTAACCTTTACCCCATCCATATTATCGCGTTGCTCTCGTCGGTTGCCGTCGTGACACTGATGCAATGGCTGGCGGTTCCGCCGGAAGGACAGGTCGCCAGCGCCCGTTTCGTGATTTATGACACCAACGATCCTGCGGCCGACCCACAATCGCTGCGCCACTATATGTCCAATGCACAGTTGGCATTCAACAGCGTTTTACAGTTGCTGTTGTTACAAGCGTGGAATCCCTATTTTCTGACGTTCAACGCCCCGCTGTGGTCGCTTTCCACGCTGTTCTTTTTCTATCTGCTGTTTCCTCTGCTGGCCCCGCGGCTGCTCAACAGCCGTCATCCCTGGCTGTGGATGGGGATTGTCTGCCTGCTCTACCTGCTGCCGCCCATCTGGGTTGTCTGGAGCGAGCAATACGGCATGCCATACACTGGGCTATTGCAACGTGGGCCCATATTCCGTTTACCCGAATTTCTGGCGGGAATTCTCGGTTATGCCCTTTTCCGTCAATATCGTCAGAAAGACGTTTTGCCGCTGACCAGAGTCCAACGCTATGGCGTTGCGCTTTTCATTTTCGCCAACTTTATCGTGGCGACCTGGCTGTTTACCCACGGTGAGGCATACTGGTATTTCCTGCTGCACAACGGTTTGCTGCTGCCCGCGCAGGTGGGTCTGGTTTGTATCAGTGCGCTGGCGCGTGATCCCGATAGCGAATTTCTGCGGCACTGGTCCCCCCGTCTGGGGGCCGCATCGCTGTCGATTTTTGCGTTGCATGTGCCGCTGTTCAACCTGTTTCGCACCCTGGAACAGTTGGTTCGGGGAGATCCGATGGCCTGCTTTACCAATTGGAATCAGTGTATTGCCGCCGCCGGACAGGTTCAGTTGTCAATGACCGGCTACCTTATTTTCCTGATCGCTACCGCCACCCTGTGCGTTATGTTCCAAGAACGTATCATTTTACCCGTTCGCCAGTTCCTGACGGCACGCTTCCTGAATCCGCGTCCAGCGTCCCCGACCTGA
- a CDS encoding GlsB/YeaQ/YmgE family stress response membrane protein, giving the protein MGILSWVIFGLVAGILAKWIMPGKDGGGIFVTIILGVVGAVVGGYVSTFFGFGRVDGFNFGSFVVAVVGAIVVLWIYRMIRD; this is encoded by the coding sequence ATGGGTATTTTGTCCTGGGTTATTTTTGGCTTAGTCGCCGGTATTTTGGCGAAGTGGATTATGCCGGGCAAAGACGGCGGCGGAATTTTTGTGACGATCATACTCGGTGTTGTGGGTGCGGTGGTCGGGGGATACGTCAGCACCTTCTTTGGCTTTGGGCGGGTGGATGGTTTCAATTTCGGGAGTTTTGTTGTCGCGGTGGTTGGCGCCATTGTGGTGCTGTGGATATACCGCATGATCCGCGATTAG
- a CDS encoding ABC transporter ATP-binding protein, which translates to MRNYVSFKNIQKTYDGDRLVVKNLNLDIHEGEFLTLLGPSGSGKTTSLMMLAGFETPTQGEILLRDTPLHHLPPHQRGIGMVFQNYALFPHMTVAENLAFPLSIRRMNRTDIKEKVDKVLDRVKLTNLADRYPAQMSGGQQQRVALARALVFEPKLVLMDEPLGALDKQLREHMQLEIKELHEALGLTVVYVTHDQSEAMTMSNRVAVFNDGIIQQMASPSEIYEKPENTFVAQFIGENNTLIATQLGADGNFYRAQLDDGTQLRALKVRPSSPGKKIALCIRPERVRINAANVDSLAQQVKARIQQFIYLGDHVRMMTEVAGQPQFMVKLPASEIQPHWTTGSEVTLSWHPEHLRALDVIVTH; encoded by the coding sequence ATGAGAAATTATGTCAGCTTCAAGAATATCCAGAAAACCTACGATGGCGATCGTCTGGTCGTTAAAAACCTGAATCTGGATATCCATGAAGGCGAGTTTCTGACCCTGCTCGGCCCGTCAGGGTCAGGAAAAACCACCAGCCTGATGATGCTGGCCGGATTTGAAACCCCGACTCAGGGTGAAATTCTGCTGCGCGATACCCCACTGCACCACCTTCCCCCGCATCAGCGCGGCATCGGCATGGTGTTCCAAAATTACGCGTTGTTTCCGCATATGACGGTGGCAGAAAACCTGGCCTTCCCGTTATCCATTCGCCGCATGAATCGTACCGACATCAAAGAAAAGGTCGACAAAGTGCTCGATCGCGTGAAGCTGACCAATCTGGCGGATCGCTATCCGGCGCAAATGTCCGGCGGGCAACAACAGCGCGTGGCGTTGGCGCGCGCGTTAGTATTTGAACCCAAACTGGTATTGATGGACGAGCCGCTGGGGGCGCTGGATAAACAGTTGCGGGAGCATATGCAGTTGGAAATAAAAGAATTGCATGAGGCGTTAGGGTTGACCGTTGTCTATGTCACACACGACCAGAGTGAAGCCATGACCATGTCCAACCGGGTCGCGGTTTTCAACGATGGCATCATTCAGCAGATGGCCAGCCCCAGCGAAATCTACGAAAAGCCGGAAAACACATTCGTCGCGCAGTTTATCGGGGAAAATAACACGCTGATCGCCACACAACTTGGCGCCGACGGCAATTTCTATCGTGCTCAGCTTGACGATGGCACACAACTGCGGGCGTTAAAAGTGCGGCCCAGCTCACCGGGCAAAAAAATCGCTTTGTGTATCCGACCTGAACGCGTTCGGATTAATGCAGCAAACGTTGACAGCCTGGCTCAGCAGGTCAAAGCACGGATTCAGCAGTTCATCTATCTGGGCGACCATGTGCGCATGATGACGGAGGTGGCAGGCCAGCCGCAGTTCATGGTGAAGCTGCCCGCGAGCGAAATTCAACCCCACTGGACAACCGGTTCGGAAGTCACGCTTTCCTGGCACCCGGAGCATCTGCGTGCGCTGGATGTGATTGTCACCCATTAA